In Mustela lutreola isolate mMusLut2 chromosome 1, mMusLut2.pri, whole genome shotgun sequence, one genomic interval encodes:
- the FSHB gene encoding follitropin subunit beta, producing MKSVQFCFLFCCWRAICCKSCELTNITITVEKEECRFCISINTTWCAGYCYTRDLVYKDPARPNIQKTCTFKELVYETMKVPGCANQAESLYTYPVATECHCGKCDSDSTDCTVRGLGPSYCSFSEMKE from the exons ATGAAGTCAGTCcagttttgcttccttttctgttgCTGGAGAGCAATCTGCTGCAAGAGCTGTGAGCTTACCAACATCACCATCACAGTGGAAAAGGAGGAATGTCGCTTCTGCATAAGCATCAATACCACATGGTGTGCCGGCTACTGCTACACCCGG GATCTAGTGTACAAAGACCCAGCCAGGCCCAACATCCAGAAAACATGTACCTTCAAAGAGCTGGTGTATGAGACCATGAAAGTGCCTGGCTGTGCTAACCAGGCTGAGTCCCTATATACATATCCAGTAGCCACTGAATGTCACTGTGGCAAGTGTGACAGCGACAGCACTGACTGCACTGTGAGAGGCTTGGGGCCCAGCTACTGCTCCTTCagtgaaatgaaagaataa